The sequence CCTCCTCAAGCCCTGGTGTTCTCATTTCCAAAATGGGATAAAGTCCCCGGGCCTCACACATGAGACAGTGGCTCCACCCAAGTCCTGAGATGTAGAGGCACTTGGCAGGTCCCTCCCTGTGTCCACAGTAACGGTGGGGGGGTGAGGTACTGGGGTTGGGAGAATGTGCGAGGAAAGGCCAGAAAGATCAGCTCCAAGGATGGCTTCCCCAGCACTACTGCCCAGACCACATGGAGCCCATGAGCCCCTCAACACCAGGGACGCCCATTAGAATCTAGATGAGGCTCTTGTCCCCGGGAGCCTGCTCCTCCCCAGGCTGTGGCTACAGACCTTCTCTGCCCGCGGCCCCAGCTGTGCCTGGGTCCTGTCATTGGTAAGCCTTTGCCCAGGGGGAaacggagccccccccccccggggaccaCAGGGCCTGATCTGTGGCCATCTGCTTCCCCACCAGGAGTGGCCTGCAGCGCCATCCTCATGTACACATTCTGCACCGACTGTTGGCTCATCGCCGTGCTCTACTTCACCTGGCTGGCCTTTGACTGGAACACGCCCAAGAAAGGTGAGAGCAcagcctcccagccccaccccctcacccttgGGACGAGGTgggctccctcctgcccaccGTGAGCTTCCTCAGCGTGAGTGCCACCCCATTTTCCTTAGCACTTACTAAGGGGAAAGCCTGGAGCCAGCCCAGGGGGTGGTCTGAGGTGTTAAAAGCCCCTCAGAGGGCACCACCCAGGTCCTCAGAGGAGCTCCCATTCAGTCAAGGGTTTGCATAACGTGAGGGAACAAAGGTGGCAAAGGGCCTggcaggaaggggggaggagatGCTCCACAGGGTGGTAGGCCCCCAACTCAGGGTTTCACAGGGGCTCTGTCTTATCTGCCTTGCCCACGCGTCACCCGCCCCTACTCCCACTCCTTCtcaatgctgtattttgtttccTGGAAGGTGGCAGGAGATCACAGTGGGTCCGAAACTGGGCTGTGTGGCGCTACTTTCGAGACTACTTTCCCATCCAGGTAAAGACTTGTGGGTGTTACCTTGGGTATCAGGACAGAAATGGTTGAGAAATCGGAACTTAAGCCTTAATTCATCCATCCACAGTTACCAAGTGTGCTCAGCTGAACCATGTGACCACTTCCACTATGAACATATGTTCATATTCTACCCCAACTGATGCAGGATTTGAGGCAATTTGGGATACATACAGTGTGATACTGGGTAAAAGGAAAAGTCAAGacttgaaggaaaaaatactAGTATTTCAGCCATACGAGTCCAACAAAGTTGCAGAGGTTGAGCTTCGTGGTCaactctgagcttcctggcagccagggCAAACATGGAAACATGATagttgttggtttttattttgggaaaggaAGAAGCTTGCAAGTTTCTTGGGGAAACAAGACTTGTTCTAGCATTTGGGTAAAAGAGGCTTCGGACACTGAGATCCTTTGTGATAGAAGGAGCACATACAATAGATATTATGGCCGTTGCTTGTCTGCCTTTGAGTCAATATTAAAGGCACAACTTAAAATGGCAGTGATTTATCAAGAGCAACACTAAGGTAGTTTCAAGTCCATCTGACCTGAACCACGGGTGCAACTTAAAGCAGTAAGTGTGGGGgggctttttttccttctgaagctCTTGAAGAATATCGCTTCTCTCGGCCAGTTGCAGGTAGGTCGCTGGGGCTCATGACCCTGGGAATTAGGGCCCAGGAAATGAGATGTGCAGTGAGAGAAGAGCGAGGCCCTGGTTGCTGAAGTGCTCAGGGGAGGCTTCTGGAGGAAGTGATTGGAGCTCCTAGAACTCCATCTTAAAGAGGAGTAGCACTGAAGAGGCATGGAAACCAATGAGCACATAGGCACCTGAGTTTGAGAAGAAGTCTGGAGTGTGGGGGATGTTGAAGAGGTAGAGTGGAGAAGGAGGATCTCCATTTATTGGGAGCTTTCTAGAAACCAGCACCTTTCTTCAAGGAGTTCCCTTTAACCCCCACAGTACCCTGTGAGCGGGTATTCATTTTATCCCCCTTTCACAGAAGAAAAGCCTGAAGGCCAGCGAGTAATAAAGCTGAATGAAGCTAGGAGCAATTTGAGCTGAAGTTCCAATTACTGTCTTGCCTCAGGTCTGGACTGTTCCCTTCACAGCACACTGTCTCCCTATACAGCAGAGCTGTAGGAAATAAGCTCACGTAGGTACTCAGGCTTCCCTCAGGCTTGGAGGATGTAGGCTCGAAGAGCCCAGTATGACCTTCAGTGAGGCACCATCCCTACCAGCATGCAGTCTCCCCATAGTCTCCCCAACGTAGTCTAAACCTAAGTTGGtctctgagttttctttcttctgtatcaTTGGCTGCTCTGGTACACACTGGTCTTCTAAGCACCTGTCTTCTCTGGGGCCAACCTCAAGGTCCTGATGGTATAAATGGTGGCTTGGTCTGGActtcttctcatctttttctGGCCGTCGGCTGACAGTTTACAAGCCAGGCTGGCAAGGCAGAGGCATGTGGGCCATGGTGCATGTGGGCAATGCTGGGGGGTTGTAGCTAACTCTGGCAGAATCCTGAAGGTTTTTCCTGCAGGGGAAAGACCTGTCTGGCCAGCTCGCTGAGCATCCCAGCGCTGGCACATCCTAGCTGCTTAGGGTAACCCAGCAGAAGGCAGTGGGGTTTGAAAAGCAGAAGCAGTGTGTGTGAGAGTGAATGTGTGCAGGGTGGTGTATGTTTGCTGTTGTGAGTCAGCGACTAGACATCCTGGCATGCTGCCCGGAGGAGGTGGCCAGGTAACCCTCCATTCCTCCCCACTGTACTCAGTATTGGGAGGGCGTGTCCTTTGCACACCCCAGTCTGAGCCAGTTTTCCCAGGATCCTGGGGGCCAGAGTTCCCACTCCTGCCTTTCCCTGACTCCATCTCTCTGGCTGCAGGGGGTTCAAGGCTGTTGTTGCTGGGACAATACTGTATCATAAAACCCAACCCACTCAGTCTGgaagtgagaaaactgagtcccAAAGAGGGGCAGGGTCCAGTCCAGGTTGCACGGGAAGTCTGTGCCAGCATTAGTACTAGAATGCAAGCCCCAGGCTTTTCCCCACTAAATTCCTATTGCCTGTTTCTCTGGAAGAGCTGCAATGCCGGATTTCCCcattggattgagccccacttcctgggtctccctctctctgcctgtggttAGAGACCTGGGTTAAGTTCCTGCTCTGTCACTCTATTCATTGACCAACAGTTTTTGTTCCCTGtacagcactgggctctgtgctaggcatgggGACACATAGGAGTCAGCCCTGGTCCCGTTTAGGTGGGCTCACGATCTGGCAGATTCTGCTAAACTGTCACTTTCTGCCCGTGGGACCACAAGACACACTTTCTCAAGCTCGCTGAGCCTCGTTAGCCTCACTTGCAAAATGGAGCTGTTATTATAATAAAAAGTGGTCAATTATGATTGGATGTGAGGGATTATGGCCTCTGTTCTCTCTGCTGGGACCCTTACCTCAGGGGCCAGGCCCCAGTGATTAGAGCAGCCTATCCCTCTGGAAACTTCCTCAAGGCCAGTAGCCTCCTCCACCCAGAACAGGATGACCCAGTGACCCTTGGTCAAAGCTGGGACAAACAGGTGCCCCTCCCACTGATGTCCACATTTccaaaagaaccaaaacaaacccTGTGTCCCTTTTCACACTTCCATTCCAAGAATTCACCTGGGAGTTGGAGCTGCAGGGCACATGTGAGCTGGCCCTGGGAGGGCCCCTAGGCACCAGGACCAAAGCCAGCCTGGGCATGAGGCAGGCCAGGGCATTGAGCCTCAGCCTGGGCTCTGCGCTTACCTATTGGTGATCTTGGCCCAGCCCCTGATCCTCAGGGCTTCGGGCTCCTCTTCTGTGCAGGGAGGGTTTGGCCTTGGTGTCTTCACGTCAGGGCTGACGCCCTGTGGTGTTCTGTGTGGCCCTTCTGGTCCTCCCGCTTCTTCTGGCCTCATATTAGTGGTTATGGAATGATCTCTAGCTGTACGCACCACCCAcacctccccactcccttctTTGCATGGCGCTTTGCCACTAGAGCAGCTCAGTGAGCCCTCAGAGCCTCCCTTCTCCCCGCACAGGAGAGCTCATGTGTTAGCGGCAGCCACCAGGACCACCAGCTacctggaggaggagaggaagtgcCTGGGTCACTAATCCCTGAGGAATAGGCAGGATCTTTGGAGAGGAGATTAGGAAAGACTCTCTGAGCTTAGAATTATCTCTCTGTCCATCTGCTCATTTCCCAGACGGTCctactgaggcccagggaggagggactgTCCTGAGGTCCCAGAGCAAGGCAGGAGCAGGGCAGGTATAGGAACCAAAGCTGTTGGCTTCAGGGCCCATGTTCTCCCTCCTACATTCCTCTGCCTTCGTGCAATGCTGTGTAAGCTTAGGCaagtctctgctcctctctggttctgaatttcttcctctgtttGGTGCCAAGGTACGACAAGCCTATCTGCGCACCTTTCTTGCCCTAGGAGGCAGCATGGGAGAAGCAACTTGCCAGGATGTGTTCCTCACTCATGTTAGCAAGCAGGCCTGGCCTGGGAAACTTCTGGGGCTGCGACTCTGCCATGGGAAACAGGGGACACAGGAGCCAGCGTGTCAgtgccttccttctccctccagaaTGGACACTCTGTCCAgccttggggggcaggggagtgtgGCATGAAGACAGATCAAAGCCGACCAGATGCCTGTTCTTCCGGTGACTGCCCTAAGGGCCATTAACCTGCAGTGTACCTCGGGGTAGCACACTTAACCAAGTGCCCCACCAGATAGACACATGGGGGGAGTTGATTTAAAGAGCCAGCTGGGCTTCCACCAGGTGGCGCACTTGATCCCAGTGGCTCAGAGAAGAGCCCACTGGGTGGCCTGGTCTAGAGGTGGTGTAGGATTCGCTGCAATCTCCTTTCTCTAGGCCTCAGTCTCTACCTTGTGATCAAAGAAACGGCCTAGGTCAAGGTTCCTCCAGCCCATTCTAGGTCTTGGACTCCCAGACCCAGCATTCAGTCTGGGGCAGGTCACCAATGCGGTGCTGGCTGCTCAGTTCTTACCTTGACACCATTCCATCGCCTAGAAGCCAGCCCCAGGGTCCACTTTACTGCGAGCTAGTGTGGTGGGCATACCTGCTCCTCAGGAGGCAAAATCTCGGAGCAGTTTCCTTGCAAGGCTCGTGTAAAGCCAGGCCCCCTTTACAACCCCTCGCTGCCCCCTACCCAATAGTCAGGACCTACACTGCTGCTGTTTCCCGTTTATGTAGGGGGCAGCTTCGAGTTGGTTGAGTTCTTGAACAACTTGAATGTGCTTGCCgaaggcaaagaggaaaaggaagagtaaGGAAGGCCCAAGCAACAGAGGGTGAAACTCATAGGGTGTTGCTCGCGCACATTCTGGCACTTACCAAACTGGGAATGGTGCCGGCCACCATCGACACCATCCCCCTCTGGCCTCTGTCACCTGAAGATTCAGATGTCAGCTTCCCAGGGCCAGCCACCAGCACCCCCTCGCCCCAGACTGAGCACAAGATCCTTCCCTCAGATGGGGGTTCCCAAACCTGGAGTCGTGGTAAATCCGGGCTCCTGACATTCTGCCGTTGGCCCATGCCTTGCCTCTAGCTGGCACCAGTGCAGGGACGTGGGTACTTTCAAACACAGCAAGTAGGAATGTTATCGGTGCCACCCCTCTAGAGGCAGGGCAGCCCACAAGACCAAAATGTTCATACCCTTTGACCCAGGAATTGTATTTCTAGAAGTTTGTCAAACAATCAGATATGCGGACAAAAATAAGATACTTGTGGAAGCATTCTTTCTGAAGGAAATTTTAGAAGGTTTTTAAAGATCCATCAATCGGAGTTTGattataattctattttgtaCAGCATAGCTGTGTGACAGAATAATGCAGCCATGAGAGACATGTTAATGAGGGATCGTGGTAGGAAAAATAGTTATGATATGCTTGGTAGAAAAATGATATCAACCATGTGCCCttaattttgtggtttttaaaaaagagcatctGTGTATTTGAGTGACAAAAGGATTCAACACATCAGAGTGGTTTATCAGGATTGGAGATAGGACAGGtactttggattttctttttacttccctgtatttaaacacaaatttgtcaatgtttatttttgagagagagacagagcgtgaatgggggaaggacagagagaacaccaggctccaagctgtcagcacagagctgacacagggcttgaacccacgaaccatgagatcaggacctaagtcaaagtgggacgcttaaccgactgagccatccaggcgcctctcctgtattttttaaaaaatgtttatttatttttgaaagagagagaaagagagagtgggggagaggcagagagagagagagagagagagagagagagagagaattctaagcaggctctgcactgttagcacagagcccgatgtggggctaaaactcacaaactgcgagatcaagagtgggatgcttaaccaactgagccacccaggtgccccttttcctgtattttttaaatgctctatgATTATTTATTACTTGTCTAATCAGAAAAGAAGTGATGTTTTCTGAGCCAAATGCCCTTGCTTTCCATCCCTTTCAGTGCCTCTACCCCTACCAAGTTCCTTGCAATGCTGGGTAGGTGCCTCAGGGTATAGGAAAACTataccacccacccacccctccaggCCACcagccccaggggagggggcagccctCATGGAAGCCAGTCCTTCTTCAGAGCATCCCAGCTTTGTTGATAGTACCACAGGTCAGCTGCCTGGCCGTACAGctgatcccccacccccactgcggCCGGCACAGGGCTATTGCTTGCCTGACTCCCCAGCAACGCAGCTGAGCCTTGCTGCCTGGAAGGAAGTTTCCATTCAGGCCAGCTGCATTGTCCCTTTTCTGCCCTAACCGAAGGATGTGGACTTTACCCCAACGAAAACAGGACACCCCTCTTTATCTGAGAGCGGCAGGGGTTGGATGAGGAGAATGGGTCCAGGAGGAGAGCAGGGTACAGATAAGGGGACCTGTTGTGTCTGGCTGGAGAAGTAAGGGCATGAGAGAGAAagtttccccctcccttcctggggACTCACAGTCTAAATGCCAATTGCCAAGAGTCTGAGGTCAGGTGTGCAGAGACCCTCCAGTCCTTCAGGCCCAGAGTCTCATCGGGCATGACACACGCAGTCCTTCCCCTGTCTCCTGGGCGTGCCCCGGTACCCTTCTGGCAGTTTCCTCTGACCTGAGTTGTACCCTGCAGCTGGTGAAGACACACAACCTGTTGACCACCAGGAACTACATCTTTGGATACCACCCCCATGGCATCATGGGCCTGGGTGCCTTCTGTAACTTCAGCACAGAGGCCACAGAAGTGAGCAAGAAGTTCCCCGGCATAAGGCCCTACCTGGCCACGCTGGCCGGCAACTTCCGGATGCCGGTGCTGAGGGAATACTTGATGTCTGGAGGTGAGAATCTGCCTGCCCCTGCTGCACTCTTGTCCAGGCCTGAGCCTTTCCACTGAGCAAGGTGATAGAGAGGTCAGGAAGCCCATATACCATGCCCCAACGGCTGGTCCTGTGCTCAGAGGTGCAGTCGGCCATAGGCATGGTGGGTCAGGGCTGAGCAGGGTCATTCATGCATCCTTCAGGATTCGGTTTCGATAACATCTTCCCTACGATGCTTGCTCTGACTCCTTTTCTGGGCAACCCAGCCCCTGTGCTGCCCTTTGCACAGCCTAATCACTTTCTGTGGATCTGTCCTTATCCACCGGCCTGCGCCCCCTGCCACCCTGATTCGCTGggatccccagcacctagcaatAGCCTGGCAGTGTTAGGACCTCGGGGAATGTTTGTCAAATGAACAAGTTCCCTAAACAACCTtgtatcattatctccattttacacataagTAAGCCAAggctcagaaaaagaaatagcttATGCAGGGCCATACAGCTTCTAGTGGCTGGGTTAGGTCTGGAGCCTAAGGCCAGGGCTCTTTCTGTTTATGTTTGGCTGTGTGAAGGGGGTAGGGAGTGCATTTATGGGCAGCCCTGACTCTATGTCCTTCTCCCTGCCAGGCATTTGCCCTGTGAACAGGGACACCATAGACTACTTGCTTTCAAAGAATGGGAGTGGCAATGCCATCATCATCGTAGTGGGGGGTGCAGCCGAGTCCCTGAGCTCCATGCCCGGCAAGAACGCAGTCACTCTGCGCAATCGCAAGGGCTTTGTAAAACTGGCCCTACGCCACGGGTAAGTGCctcctgcacacacatgcacacgcgtgcacaccagcatgcacatgcatgcacagcCCTCCAAAGCTTTGTTTGGCCCAAACAAAGCAACTCCTTGCTCCTAGAAGCAAGGCCCAAACCCCAGGAAGGCATAGATGGGAATTTGCCATCCTGTGGGAGAGGAGAGGTTGGATGCCAGAGCTTCAGACCAAGTTTGCCCAAGTGTAGCCTGAGTGTCTGAGTGGGGCAGAGATGCAGCCTGTGTTTCCTGGGCTCCTGCAGGTGGGCTACAGGCCAAGCTCATGTGCAAGACTGTGCTCTGGGGCCAAATAAGTCATGCTGCTGGAAGATCAGAGGCCAGCAGTTAGGGTGTGACTGACTCTGGCTTCTCCCTTCCAGAGCTGACCTGGTTCCCACCTACTCCTTCGGGGAGAATGAAGTATACAAGCAGGTGATCTTTGAAGAGGGCTCCTGGGGCCGATGGGTCCAGAAGAAGTTCCAGAAGTACATTGGCTTTGCCCCGTGCATCTTCCATGGCCGAGGCCTCTTCTCCTCTGACACCTGGGGGCTGGTGCCCTACTCCAAGCCCATCACTACCATTGGTGAGCTCCCCTGCCTGCGGCCCCTGAACTCGAGGTGCCCCACTGCTAGTTTGTGGTAGAGTTAAGATTCACATGCAGGCCCTCTGGCTCTGATGTCCATGCTCTAAATCATGCAGCTGTGGACATGTTTGGGTGCTGATGGGAACGGCCAGTGGGGGTGGAGATAGTTCCATCACTGTGAGCCAAGCAGCgccagatgagaaaacaagactTAACGGTCCGTGTTTGCAGGGCCCAGGAGTCTGTCAGGGAAGATCAGGAAGACCAGTCTGTCAAGCAAAGACCAGGAGGGGGTGTGAGGGGAACGTACAGGGTGCTCTGGGGGGTTGCAGTGGACCTCCGAGAAGTGGTGACTCTTCCACTTCTAACTGAATAGGAATTATCTAGCAAAacacaggaagaagagagggttttttttttttttttgtcagaaacATTAGCTTCAGTGAAGTTCCCGCAGCAAGATTGTATAGatttttgaggaacagaaagaaaaacatcaacatGACTGGAGCATAGTCCTCTGAGAAGTACAGCAAAAACTGGCAGCACTTGTCCCTCAGCTGTGTtgttctgggtgtgtgtgtgtgtgtgtgtgtgtgtctcacaagCCAGAGATCACACAAAAGTGTGTAGGCCGCAAGCCATGGACTTTAGGGGCCAAAGCTCACGTAGATATTTTGAGTCATCAGGGTCAggtgttttgctttgtatttgtaCAAAGACTAACTGCCTGCATCTTGTGTGACAGGACCCAGACTCACTCTTGACTCGTTACGTGCAAATCCTATACCCAGTCTGACCGCTCTGAGGCAGCAGGGACATATCCATGCACACGTGTGGCTGGAGAGGGACAGGCTCCTGTGGGCAGTGTGAACTAGTTTGCTCTTCACCTTAAGAATGGAAAGCTACTTGAGGGCTTTGGGGAGGAGAGGTTCAGAGTTGCATTTTAAAGTGATTCTTGGGCTGCTGGATAGAAAATGGGTTAGAAGGGTCAAAAATGGAAGCCACAAGACCAATGCGGGATGCCCCTGTGGTAGCCACTAGGGACGAAGGGAATGGCAGTGGTGATGAGAGAAGGGCATGCACTTGGGAGAAATTTCCGAAATGTCTTTGCCAGGACTTTGGGATGAGTTGAATACGGAGATGcagaaaataaagcaatgaaTGGATGTATGAATGTTGggctcctcctccctcagcaCACTTTTCAAAGCATGTCATGTGATTTCAAAATCCTAATCAAAGTCCTATGCGGAAGGAGCCCCATGTGAcaggtgagggaactgaggctcagagaggcaaagtgacttgCCTAGAGCAGACCAAGAGCAAAGCCATTACTTGGTCCCATAACTCTTACATGGGACCTTCCAACTGAGTGCCTTCGGAGCAGCCAGTGTTGATCCCACCTGCTTCTTAGTGACTGTGTGGCCTGAGGCAGGTCCCTTCCCATGCCCTGGAGCCTCCCATCTTCTCCCCTGTAACAGGGACAACCTGAGGTGGAGCACGTTtggcacagttcctggcacatggttGGCACGTAGAGCAGGGTCACTGCTATCAACATCATGGTAGACTCTCACGGGGGGCCTGAGTGGGTTGACTAACCAGAggcctctgccccatccctgcagTGGGTGAGCCCATCACCATCCCCAAGCTGGAGCACCCAACCCAGCAGGACATAGACCTGTACCACAGCATGTACATGGAGGCCCTGGTGAAGCTCTTCGACAAGCACAAGACCAAGTTCGGCCTCCCGGAGACTGAGGTTCTGGAGGTGAACTGAGCCCGCCCTCAGGGGCCAGCTCCTAGGAGGAACCAGCTGCAAATCGTTTTCTACCAAGTTCTCGAATGCTTTTTTGTTCTGTAAATTTGGAAGCGTCATGGGTGTCTGTgggttatttaaaagaaattataataattttgttaaacCATTACAAATGTTAGGtcttttttaataaggaaaaagtGAATATTTCCAACTCTTTTAGTTCCAATTTGTCCTGTTCTAGGTGGTGGCTGACGCATTTGGGCCTTTATGGTTTCTCAAGCaatccttcttcttccttccccaaaatTACAGACAAAACTCAGTCCTGGTTAACTGGGAAAGAAGGACAGCCACTGGCGACTCAGACCGGGGTTAGGTTATCTTCTTTTTACTTGCAGGATGAGGGGCAGGAGCCACTTCTAATACAAACACCTCTATTCTAAAATACCTACCCCACACTTAACTGCAGGCCTGGCCCCTCATACCAAGGGGAAGACCTAGAGGGCACAGTTGTCCCCAACTTGAAGAGTGCAGTAATGAGCATCTGGAATGCTCCAGCTCCAGTCCAGTTAGTCTTTTAAATCTGAGGCCTCCAGGGTAAGAACCAGGGTGGCAATCAGCCTGTGCTAGGGACAGCGCTGTCCCAGATGCACCGCCTCCAGGATTAGTCAGCCACCACGTTGTAGTTGGAGTGACTAGTCTTCCACAGGGTGCTGACAACATGTGCCCAGGACAGACCTGGACTTGGCCTGATTCACATGTTTCCCAGTGGCCTCGGTTTGTTTAGCCCATAACCCAAGTATGAGTGTGAGGAAAGGGTCCCTCATCCTGTTCACAGAGGGGCCTGGCCTTCTGAGCATGACATTGGTCTTAAGACAGGAGGCCCCCGAACCCAAGCCTCACATATTTGTGCCTTTCTGAGAGGGGAGGAACCAGGGAAGAAACCCAGCCCCTCtgtgtgttctgttttctcttgatGAGATGATTGTCCCATGTCACACTTTTGTAAATTCCAAAACGAATAAACGAAAACGAGAGTTCTCTGTGAGTTATTGCTGGGACTTCACCTGCATCTTGCCCCTGACACTTGGGGAGGCTATGGTCCCATCTGGGCTCCCTGCCAAGCCTTCCCCCTTGCTCCTTTGGTCTACATGGTCTACACGCCATACGGTAGTATTGGTTATCTTTTCCTGTGTAACAAATGACTCCACAACACAGTGGCTTCACACAACACTGGGTCCACCACACAATCTGAGAGTCCGTAGCCGAGGTATAGCTTAGCAGAACCCTCTCCCTCAGGGCCTCTCGCAAGGCTACAGTCAAGATAATCAGACAGGCGGCAGTCGTCCTCATGCTTGACCAGGGGAGGACCCACTTCCAAGGTCATTCACGCAGCTGCTGGCAGTGTTCACTTCCTCACTGGCTATTGCCCAGAGGCCACTCTAGCTTGCTTGCCACACGGGCCTTTCCATGGAGTAGTTCATGGaacacaacatggcagctggcttcatcagagagagtaagcagaaagagccagagagagagtgtgcaaggtGGAAGTCACATTCTCTTATAACTTCATCTCGGATGTGATATCCtgtcacttttgccatattctccCCATTAGATCCAACTCACTCTCAAGAGGATGATACACTGAATGAATGGCTAGAGGCAAGGGTCCTTGGAGCCCCCTCACAGCTGTCTACTGTGTGTGGCAGAGGGTTACTGTCCACTTTTAAGGTCCTGAGATGGCAGAACTAGAAGGGTCCTCCGTGGATCACTCAAGCCATGTTCCTTGCCTCTGGCCTCAGTTATACCACAAAGAGGGAGAGCTAGCCTGCTGTTGCTTTAATGATTTCATGCCACACCCTGGTCCCCCAAGATGCCACCTCTCTCTGTTCTAATTCCATTTGATTCAATGAGTACTACGCAGCTGGGAACCCCTCTCAGGTGAGACCAAATGACCTCATTCCAACTTTGCCACCGCCTAAGTTTCTttgccattcattcatccacttcAAGGACTGCTCCTCTGTGCATACAACATGGCATGCCTGGTTGAACTGGGACCTCAATGTCAACCTGGGATTTGAAGGGTGACTAGAAGTTGGCCAGGAAGGAAATGCTGGGAAGAGCAGCAAACAAAGACAGGGGAAACAGCACTGCTGAGTTGAAGGAGGATGTGGTGGTAGATGGGTCTGCAATGGGGCTTGGCTTGGAAAGGCAGGAGAGTTGATGTCTCCAGAGTGAGCAGGAGGCCAGGCGGCAACAGGAGATACCCTCGAGGGGCAACAGAGGCTGAATTCTGTAGCACTAGGCAGGCCTTAGGCCCCCAGAGTTCAGGTCAGAGGATTTCCTTGAGGATGGAGGAAAGGCCTGCTTTCTGATGACAGtttcagccccaccccagcccctgtctGAGATTAGCCATGACCTTTAGCCTCTGGCCCCAG is a genomic window of Acinonyx jubatus isolate Ajub_Pintada_27869175 chromosome D1, VMU_Ajub_asm_v1.0, whole genome shotgun sequence containing:
- the DGAT2 gene encoding diacylglycerol O-acyltransferase 2, with product MKTLIAAYSGVLRGTGSSILSALQDIFSVTWLNRSKVEKQLQVISVLQWVLSFLVLGVACSAILMYTFCTDCWLIAVLYFTWLAFDWNTPKKGGRRSQWVRNWAVWRYFRDYFPIQLVKTHNLLTTRNYIFGYHPHGIMGLGAFCNFSTEATEVSKKFPGIRPYLATLAGNFRMPVLREYLMSGGICPVNRDTIDYLLSKNGSGNAIIIVVGGAAESLSSMPGKNAVTLRNRKGFVKLALRHGADLVPTYSFGENEVYKQVIFEEGSWGRWVQKKFQKYIGFAPCIFHGRGLFSSDTWGLVPYSKPITTIVGEPITIPKLEHPTQQDIDLYHSMYMEALVKLFDKHKTKFGLPETEVLEVN